A region of Phalacrocorax carbo chromosome 7, bPhaCar2.1, whole genome shotgun sequence DNA encodes the following proteins:
- the KPNA4 gene encoding importin subunit alpha-3 isoform X2: MRRQRNEVVVELRKNKRDEHLLKRRNVPHEDICEDSDIDGDFRVQNTSLEAIVQNASSDNQGIQLSAVQAARKLLSSDRNPPIDDLIKSGILPILVHCLERDDNPSLQFEAAWALTNIASGTSEQTQAVVQSNAVPLFLRLLHSPHQNVCEQAVWALGNIIGDGPQCRDYVISLGVVKPLLSFISPSIPITFLRNVTWVMVNLCRHKDPPPPMETIQEILPALCVLIHHTDVNILVDTVWALSYLTDAGNEQIQMVIDSGIVPHLVPLLSHQEVKVQTAALRAVGNIVTGTDEQTQVVLNCEALSHFPALLTHPKEKINKEAVWFLSNITAGNQQQVQAVIDANLVPMIIHLLDKGDFGTQKEAAWAISNLTISGRKDQVAYLIQQNVIPPFCNLLTVKDAQVVQVVLDGLSNILKMAEDEVDTIANLIEECGGLEKIEQLQNHENEDIYKLAYEIIDQFFSSDDIDEDPSLVPEAIQGGTFGFNSSANVPAEGFQF, translated from the exons ATGagaagacaaagaaatgaaGTTGTTGTGGAGTTGAGGAAG aACAAGAGAGATGAGCATCTTCTGAAGAGGAGAAATGTTCCCCATGAAGATATCTGTGAAGATTCTGATATAGATGGTGACTTTAGAGTG CAAAACACTTCTTTGGAGGCAATAgtgcag aatGCTTCAAGTGACAACCAGGGTATACAGTTAAGTGCTGTGCAGGCTGCAAG AAAACTGCTTTCCAGTGATCGCAATCCACCAATTGACGATCTAATAAAGTCAGGAATATTACCTATTTTAGTGCACTGTCTTGAAAGAGATGACAA TCCTTCTTTACAGTTTGAAGCTGCATGGGCTTTGACAAACATTGCATCTGGAACCTCTGAACAAACACAGGCTGTAGTTCAATCTA ATGCTGTGCCACTTTTTCTGAGACTGCTGCATTCACCTCATCAAAATGTTTGTGAGCAAGCTGTGTGGGCTTTAGGAAATATCATAG GTGATGGACCCCAGTGTAGAGATTATGTTATTAGTCTTGGAGTAGTGAAACCACTGCTGTCCTTCATCAGCCCATCTATTCCCATAACTTTCTTAAGAAATGTTACTTGGGTCATGGTCAATTTGTGCCGTCACAAAGATCCTCCTCCGCCGATGGAAACCATTCAGGAG atccTTCCAGCgctctgtgttctaattcacCACACAGATGTAAAT ATATTGGTAGATACAGTCTGGGCACTCTCATATCTAACGGATGCTGGCAATGAACAGATCCAGATGGTGATAGACTCTGGAATAGTCCCTCATTTGGTTCCTCTTCTCAGTCATCAAGAAGTTAAAGTGCAA actgCTGCACTGAGAGCTGTAGGAAACATTGTCACTGGTACCGATGAACAGACACAGGTAGTTCTGAATTGTGAAGCTCTTTCACATTTTCCAGCACTTCTGACACATcccaaagaaaaaattaataag GAAGCAGTGTGGTTCCTATCTAACATCACTGCAGGAAATCAGCAGCAAGTTCAGGCAGTAATAGATGCAAACCTTGTTCCGATGATAATACATCTTCTAGATAAG GGTGACTTTGGTACTCAGAAAGAAGCTGCTTGGGCAATAAGCAACTTAACTATCAGCGGAAGAAAAGACCAA GTGGCGTACTTAATTCAACAAAATGTAATTCCTCCCTTTTGCAATTTGCTGACAGTAAAAGATGCGCAAGTTGTGCAAGTGGTTCTGGATGGACTaagtaatatattaaaaatggcTGAAGATGAAGTGGACACCATAGCCAATCTTATAGAAGAGTGTGGAG GCCTGGAGAAAATTGAACAGCTACAAAATCATGAAAATGAAGACATCTACAAACTGGCTTATGAGATCATTGATCAGTTCTTCTCTTCAGATGAT ATTGATGAAGATCCTAGCCTTGTTCCAGAAGCAATACAAGGCGGAACATTTGGTTTCAATTCATCTGCCAATGTACCAGCAGAAGGGTTCCAGTTTTAG
- the KPNA4 gene encoding importin subunit alpha-3 isoform X1: MADNEKLDNQRLKNFKNKGRDLETMRRQRNEVVVELRKNKRDEHLLKRRNVPHEDICEDSDIDGDFRVQNTSLEAIVQNASSDNQGIQLSAVQAARKLLSSDRNPPIDDLIKSGILPILVHCLERDDNPSLQFEAAWALTNIASGTSEQTQAVVQSNAVPLFLRLLHSPHQNVCEQAVWALGNIIGDGPQCRDYVISLGVVKPLLSFISPSIPITFLRNVTWVMVNLCRHKDPPPPMETIQEILPALCVLIHHTDVNILVDTVWALSYLTDAGNEQIQMVIDSGIVPHLVPLLSHQEVKVQTAALRAVGNIVTGTDEQTQVVLNCEALSHFPALLTHPKEKINKEAVWFLSNITAGNQQQVQAVIDANLVPMIIHLLDKGDFGTQKEAAWAISNLTISGRKDQVAYLIQQNVIPPFCNLLTVKDAQVVQVVLDGLSNILKMAEDEVDTIANLIEECGGLEKIEQLQNHENEDIYKLAYEIIDQFFSSDDIDEDPSLVPEAIQGGTFGFNSSANVPAEGFQF; the protein is encoded by the exons ACTATGagaagacaaagaaatgaaGTTGTTGTGGAGTTGAGGAAG aACAAGAGAGATGAGCATCTTCTGAAGAGGAGAAATGTTCCCCATGAAGATATCTGTGAAGATTCTGATATAGATGGTGACTTTAGAGTG CAAAACACTTCTTTGGAGGCAATAgtgcag aatGCTTCAAGTGACAACCAGGGTATACAGTTAAGTGCTGTGCAGGCTGCAAG AAAACTGCTTTCCAGTGATCGCAATCCACCAATTGACGATCTAATAAAGTCAGGAATATTACCTATTTTAGTGCACTGTCTTGAAAGAGATGACAA TCCTTCTTTACAGTTTGAAGCTGCATGGGCTTTGACAAACATTGCATCTGGAACCTCTGAACAAACACAGGCTGTAGTTCAATCTA ATGCTGTGCCACTTTTTCTGAGACTGCTGCATTCACCTCATCAAAATGTTTGTGAGCAAGCTGTGTGGGCTTTAGGAAATATCATAG GTGATGGACCCCAGTGTAGAGATTATGTTATTAGTCTTGGAGTAGTGAAACCACTGCTGTCCTTCATCAGCCCATCTATTCCCATAACTTTCTTAAGAAATGTTACTTGGGTCATGGTCAATTTGTGCCGTCACAAAGATCCTCCTCCGCCGATGGAAACCATTCAGGAG atccTTCCAGCgctctgtgttctaattcacCACACAGATGTAAAT ATATTGGTAGATACAGTCTGGGCACTCTCATATCTAACGGATGCTGGCAATGAACAGATCCAGATGGTGATAGACTCTGGAATAGTCCCTCATTTGGTTCCTCTTCTCAGTCATCAAGAAGTTAAAGTGCAA actgCTGCACTGAGAGCTGTAGGAAACATTGTCACTGGTACCGATGAACAGACACAGGTAGTTCTGAATTGTGAAGCTCTTTCACATTTTCCAGCACTTCTGACACATcccaaagaaaaaattaataag GAAGCAGTGTGGTTCCTATCTAACATCACTGCAGGAAATCAGCAGCAAGTTCAGGCAGTAATAGATGCAAACCTTGTTCCGATGATAATACATCTTCTAGATAAG GGTGACTTTGGTACTCAGAAAGAAGCTGCTTGGGCAATAAGCAACTTAACTATCAGCGGAAGAAAAGACCAA GTGGCGTACTTAATTCAACAAAATGTAATTCCTCCCTTTTGCAATTTGCTGACAGTAAAAGATGCGCAAGTTGTGCAAGTGGTTCTGGATGGACTaagtaatatattaaaaatggcTGAAGATGAAGTGGACACCATAGCCAATCTTATAGAAGAGTGTGGAG GCCTGGAGAAAATTGAACAGCTACAAAATCATGAAAATGAAGACATCTACAAACTGGCTTATGAGATCATTGATCAGTTCTTCTCTTCAGATGAT ATTGATGAAGATCCTAGCCTTGTTCCAGAAGCAATACAAGGCGGAACATTTGGTTTCAATTCATCTGCCAATGTACCAGCAGAAGGGTTCCAGTTTTAG